In Gemmatimonadota bacterium, a single window of DNA contains:
- a CDS encoding OsmC family protein — MSDIETIPGIETKSTSLAHVTWTGAHSFEAGRPGGVTHRLDGNAEVGPGPVDAVLNALASCISIDVVDILAKRRTPLRSLTVDVQGARAAATPSRLIGIHLAFHLAGEGIELPHAERAIELSANKYCSVRDSLDLAIPIRWTIDITP, encoded by the coding sequence GTGAGCGACATCGAGACGATTCCGGGCATCGAGACGAAATCGACGAGCCTTGCACACGTGACCTGGACTGGCGCCCACAGCTTCGAGGCAGGACGTCCCGGCGGGGTCACGCACCGCCTCGACGGCAATGCGGAGGTCGGGCCCGGTCCCGTCGACGCCGTCCTCAATGCCCTGGCGTCCTGCATCTCCATCGACGTCGTGGACATCCTCGCCAAGCGGCGGACGCCGCTGCGGTCGCTCACGGTTGATGTGCAGGGGGCGCGCGCGGCAGCGACCCCGTCGCGCCTCATCGGGATCCACCTCGCGTTCCATCTCGCCGGCGAAGGGATCGAGCTGCCGCACGCCGAGCGGGCGATCGAACTCTCGGCCAACAAGTACTGCTCGGTTCGCGATTCGCTCGACCTGGCCATCCCGATCCGCTGGACGATCGACATCACTCCGTAG